Sequence from the Helianthus annuus cultivar XRQ/B chromosome 13, HanXRQr2.0-SUNRISE, whole genome shotgun sequence genome:
cacgtctcataccgtgtcccaaataaataagCAAGTTagcatagaaagcaactaggcaaataattccattccgacaactcagattcaattattattacagacaattgtttattatttctagactccctagccttgaTTTTATCACCACgtgcctaagcatcctagcaacttaagcacctgtcacatacgttaaaataaagtcaatacataaaatataaaggtgagcacacaagtttgataatagcatatagagttcgaatagtttacgcataaccaggcacgtacacagaggaaaacgaagcatgttaattatcgacatgggaccatcgataccaacgactgcgggttgaccgtccgagacggttcgcaatacatgattaccaccgtaatccatgcaagtaattgtccttaacaacccccgtatgaacgggtgctgagtccaaactatagtactatgttgctaaggcaggtagatagcactccacgtgtaaacataataaacaacattcatttagtcaagtagcacatgcaaatggttagcgttcaaatggtttgtgtttgattgtgatttgataggtaacgtatgtaacacccaaaagtgctaaaggcaaaaagggatcgagtatactcacagtgattgattgtggattgaagggagcgctgagagtagggttagcctgaatagtttgatagtacaataatgagtaacgcggaaatgtaaacaagtgtaggtggatcgaatgggctggtcgatcgaacggcaggttcgatcgaacgggctgttcgatcggctggtaagtccgtgaacagtcctgttcgatcggccggctggctcgatcggctgggccattcgagtggattgtttcttcctctggtgtgtttgtgtttgaggatttgaacttttgaagtttttgttgtagtatatgagaacactgaagtgttcttacctttcaagtcggtcgattgaacggttcgttcgatcggctagctcactcgatcggctaggaacttcagaattagtcctcaactgaTTGTCACTCaatcggacagcatgttcgatcgggtggcattccaatactacgaacgagttgtaaaatcgatcaagtgttgaagagtagtatctcatgatccgaagagtaatgttcaccaaacacagttcgatcgaacatctcttcctcaatactatgcttcatgaaatttttaaaagtgtgggaccatgtgctagccgatcggctggcccggtcgatcagctggtatgtccgatcggctgggctgttcgaacagcctagccgttcggccagcaagtctgacctggtcggcctttcgtctaacacttggctgtttgattatttgtcattctttcaaggtatcttgacaacgagttgaactatgataacctccgttcctacttgttgCTTTGgcttggacaggaatcacccaagtccggccggtgaacggttcggaacgttggtttagagtttaacccattgtcggtgaaccttgtatatagaatctgaatcttgaaccttttgaactgttagaatgattagttagccggttcaagctccgtttctaacggtttgaaggcattgagtgtaaaagagttgaaagaaagttgggattccttctttcaatccttcacaacatgtggatgtttagatctttgatggatcttaacttgtttatatggaaatcggttagatctaagctattcatggttgaatgaggccaaagtttgatgttcttcaagaacaccatgatgacatcacccaagaacacttagatcttggtgatttcacagttagaatccaagttttgaaagatagaaaggtgtagaatcaagtaatgatcaagaacgtacaagaatcaaagtgaaaacttaccgggattgagagaaatctgagaaaagatgaagaataggagttggccggtcagaactttccaaaagtggaaatgaagacaaggacaaccctatttatagcttccaaaaggggaaagtggcagccgatcggccaggagctccgatcgaatgggctgctcgatcggctggcaagatgctagccggtcggctggcctgttcgatcaggatgcctcctgttcgatccgtgacacactttgagtattttgcgacgattttcgacgtttcgatttcgatggacgatgatgcgaatacgatagggttcctagtcaaattactttcagttccAACCAccatatctacatacaagcatctacttTTCGCGTTTCgttgtcggtttcgattgagttcgattgccttttcgagttttgatttgattttttttattgatttgcttgaataccacaccaaacataaagtaaacacgcacaagtaacacataaggcacacacacacgtataacaataccacaattcgcataattcgagtctcgagttcgatgattgttagatcggtttgatttcTGATttgttaactttatcgcattgttacttcctatcattcacagtcgtagatcggttcgcgttaaaacattcgattacttcgattcttgctgattacaacacttactccacataatacaactaaaacatagaataaactatctacagtcaaagaaagccaaaattgacttggactttgactttgactttgacattcgaaaacacggggtgttacacaccATCACTCCTCCTTCTATCCTGGAAGCTGGAGGGAGGTTGTCTATGCCGCCGGTGACCATCATCCTAGAGCTATCACAAAGGGGTAGCCATCACTGTTCGTCATCAGTAATCATATATTAGTTATCAACAACTCATGAATGGATGTAAAACGTAACTGGACTTACCTTTAAACGCCGAATCCTAGTCGAAAAATATCATAACAGAATCTGACCGGAGCTCATCCAGGATCTAACCAGGTTCATCATCATCTTACGTAACTTCACTGGATTTTGGTTGGAGTTCTAGAATAACCCTAAATTGCTTCACTCATCAGAATCAAGATCGATTTAAATAATTAAGGGACATGCAATAGAATCGAGGCTTACCGGAATATTGTTGGGAGCCAGATCGGAAAATGCCTCGCCGGAATACCAAGCCGTCAAACAGCAGCCGTCGCTCCCCTGTCAAAACCCTAACACTTCCACCGTTGTACATCAATCCAAATCGCTACCACCACTGGAGTCGTCATCTTCAGATGAGTGGTTTCACATGGTGTTGATAAATCACCTCTTTAACCACCACTACTGTCATCTACCCTCGTCATCTTTGTCATCGGAATATGAAGTCCGGCCGAAGAAGGTGGCCAGTgacacttctctctctctctctctctctctctctctctctctcatctctctttgaatcttttagagagaaagaagagaaaatgGAGAATGAACAGATGTTGGTGGTATTGCTTTGGCGGTGGGGTTTTGACAATGTGAAGAAGGATTTGGCATTTACACGTAGCAACAGAACATACGTGGCAAAACCTAGAAACAATTTATAACTCACTAAGGGTGAGCGGGGCattcccctcttaggggagtcccctctcttacacacacccaatcaggttatgccacgtcaactcccctcttaaactcccctcacaccctcaatttgatggcggcactcccctcttaggggacttgtttttttattcaaaataaataaataaataaataaagaaaaataattGATTGGTTGTTACAAGCTATGGGCCCACCATCTCCTCTCTTCTTGTGCGGTGACTCCTCCCCCAACCCCCTCCCCGATTTGGGTCCCCgcagggatggcggcggtgttcccgctcgtGGAATGGGGTCACCGATCCGCCTCCCCGTTGGTGCCCCGCTCACCCTAAACAAATGTACTCCAAAGAGTTGCACAAAAAACAAATTATGCAGTATGTACAAACACCCAATGCCAAAACTTGTTGctaattaataatattaaaatatgtCTAGTTATTTGCATGATAAATCTgaaaataacaaacattaaatatatacaacaacaacaaccatacccagtaaatcccacaaatagcaaagctacttatagggtctggggagggtgggatgtagacagaccttgcctctatccctagggatagagaggctgcttccagagagaccctcagCTCCAAAACGAACCGCATGCCAATACaccaagtcaaagaatatagaaaaGAAGTCACCAATAGCAAGACCAATACCAAGAAAGTGATAAGAGTGacacaatataatgtaaatcatgtataatagcaTGCAACATCATTTGGGCATAAACACAAGGAGACAATCACCTGTAAAGTCACTTAAAGGATAAGAAAACCTACGTCCCTAAAATACACCTAAGACCTTACTGTAATATCCTCTAGAGGTCCTGAaccctaatcctacgcctccacgaagtcctatcttggaccatgtcctcagaaagatgcaactctagtaaatcatgcctaatctgctcatcccatgtcagtttgggtctgcctcttcctctcctcccctccacagtaagagtttccactactctaactggTGCCGTCGTTTGCCTCCGCTTCACATGCCCTAACCATCTCAACCTCCCCTCCTTAATCTTATCCGATATACTAGCCACTCCTAATCTctccctaaaaacctcatttcttatccgatctaACCTCGTGTGTCCGCACATCCACCTCAGCATCCTCATCTCTCCTACCTCCATCTTGCGCGCTTGTGTCTTCTTGATAGCCCAACAGTCTGTTCCATGTAGCATAGCGAGCCTAACTGCTACCCTGTAAAATTTCCCCTTTAGTTTAGTTGGGAACCTCCTATCGCACAATACTCCAATGGCTGTCCTCCATCTACACCAGCCCGCCTGTATGCGATGGGTTACATCACTATCTATGTCACCATCTCTTTGTACAAACGACCCCAAATACTTAAATTTAGTTACCTGCGGGACCAATTGATCCTCAATTGTGATTTGGGTGTCATCGTCATCGGCTGCACCACTGAAATCGCAGTGTAGATACTCAGTCTTGGATCGACTAATCCTTAGGCCCTTTCCCTCTAGAGCtacaagccactcctctaccctcGTGTTCGGGCACTGTTTAGTCTCCGAAATCAAGACAATATCGTCTGCAAAAAGCATGCACCACGGAACTGTCTCCTGAATCAACTTGGATAACTCATCCAAGACAACCGCAAAAAGAAAAGGGCTCAACGCAGACCCTTGGTGTAGTCCTACCTCCACAGGAAAGAAGTTTGTATCCCCTACAGGCGCGCGAACACTAGTTTCTGTTCTATCGTATGCATCCTTAAATATATAACTGTTTGAAATAAACTTAAAGTCACAAGATCAACAAATTAAATGATTGCCAAGGAAGTATTGGTAAGTGGTTGAGGAAAGAATTGGTGTTTCCTGTGACTCAGGTTCAATTCTTACTCTTCTCACTATTTTCTGCGGCATTCAGGTGAAGAGCGAATACGGGTGACGCCGGTTTgacttggatgggaggcgaggttttaccgattattccactatCGTGCCTTCGGGctggtggaggtcgggtttccgcgcatctgggagagctAAGGGGCtagcggcggtcgagtagtcgaccttggtcATAGCGTCCAGTGTCACGGTGATTGGCACGTCGTTCCTTACCGTTcaacaaaaaaaacaaattaaatgatTAAACCAACTAAATATTTAAGACATGTCCCAATAGTAccataattttttttgaacggcaaatttgaatcactggcggaccattggagtatcatcgtgtcaccagcagaaccacccgatcatatccatctccactaggcaaatAATGCATATACAAcaattcaggagaaaacccaataaacagggtcggccctgagaattcgtgtacacTGTTTGAGATCGAAAAACATGCCCTTACggcttaacgaaattgggtatcaggctcactaaaggtctaaacctaatgccaatgggctactaactaatctaaaccataagaatagttttgtaagtgagcctatgttggtgtttgtatgagtataccctattaaaaatatattttatatatacatatcgggttttttcataaaataaagtgcccttcgaaatatcgggccctgccTGGTGGTTCTCCCTGCCCACCCCCAGGGCCAGCCATGCCAATAAATATAGAAAAACTCTCCTTGTGAGAATCAAACCCAGGAGCTCATGATTCCTAATCCTTAGGCTATAATGCCATTAGAATGGATAATTGTATATAGACTGTTACACACATAGTGTAATGCAAATTATCAAGCCATACTAAGTGGCTAAGCCCATTATCCATTTGTCTTAGGCCCAATTCCGAGAGGCTTAAAGTCTGAAATACACATAACCTTGTGCTAGGCCCAACTAAAAGGAATGTTTTTTATTCCAAATCTCCACCAATAATTATATAATCATACCAAGTACCAACTATTAAATCAATACAATCATAGGAAATGCCTTGCACGTCGCAAGTAGTTCCCACCCACTTCAATTTTTGGTCAATATCATgcattatatatacacacacaaatgCAATTTATGGCATTTGTCTTGCATACACAACCATCAATAAATTGTTTTCAAGTACAAAACAAACATGAAGTTGGTGTGGTCAATCTTGTTACTCGTTGCCGCCACGGCGGTGATGAACGTAGCTGAAGGTTGGGAGGAAATCCCCACCAGTAGTGGCGATGGGATCATACGTGTCGGTGGCAAAGTGCTTTGCCAAGATTGTACCGAGGGGTGGAATGAATGGGTTAATGGAAATAAACCTATCGAAGGTACGCATATCTCTGCCATTGCATTTTTTATTCCCGATACGTGGGTTATAATgttatattttttcttttattttatttcgtCTTCTTTTACTCTACAACTTACAGTATGACTTGTATTTTTAGGTTGTATCGTTTCTGTGACATGTATGGACGATAGGAAAAGGATCATCTATTATGAAAGCGACATGACTGATAAAGCTGGTGAGTTTGAGGTCACCATAAACAAATACATCCGTGGAAAGAAGATAAATCCCGAAGCTTGTTTCACAAGGCTCGTTTCTTCACCCGATCCTATTTGCAACATCCCCACCGATTTTGCGGGAGGCAAAACCGGGGTCAAACTTGGCCGCCCAACCATCATGTACCGAGATATAATCAAACACATTCTTGGTCCGTTCTATTACACAACACCTATGTGTGATGAGCCAAACACGAATGATAATGATAACGATAACGAAGATAATTCATATGAGAAGGAAAAGAACTACTGATACCTCAATGtttagttgttccattaaatGAATTTCTCATTGTTTTGTTATGCAAAAATCGTATAAAATTGAaggaaacttttttttttttattgttgttTCATAATTTTATCTGAATAGATTATGCATGTTTTGGTCGTTTTTAAACTAGTATCAGATTTATCATTTATAAATGTTTTTAAAAAGAGATTATTTTAACAAAACGAAATAAACGACTTTACAACACCTCTCCATGACTTTTCTGTGACTTTTCATAGTTTAAATAACTGAACTGAATAGTTAAAATTAAAAACCAAGGAAAAAAACCATTTTTCTGATTTAGTATTAAGCATGTCAGATCAAATTACAACT
This genomic interval carries:
- the LOC110898368 gene encoding non-classical arabinogalactan protein 31; the protein is MKLVWSILLLVAATAVMNVAEGWEEIPTSSGDGIIRVGGKVLCQDCTEGWNEWVNGNKPIEGCIVSVTCMDDRKRIIYYESDMTDKAGEFEVTINKYIRGKKINPEACFTRLVSSPDPICNIPTDFAGGKTGVKLGRPTIMYRDIIKHILGPFYYTTPMCDEPNTNDNDNDNEDNSYEKEKNY